A single region of the Musa acuminata AAA Group cultivar baxijiao chromosome BXJ1-11, Cavendish_Baxijiao_AAA, whole genome shotgun sequence genome encodes:
- the LOC103972291 gene encoding laccase-22 has protein sequence MEPCSWRALILVFFLLPLLTQGRTRHYKFNVVAKNFTRLCSPKSIITVNGRFPGPTLYAREGDTVVVKVANHVQENVTIHWHGVRQLTTGWADGPAYVTQCPIQPGQNYAYNFTLTGQRGTLLWHAHIMWQRATVHGAIVILPKRGVPYPFPAPHKEVVLIMAEWWKSDVEAVINEALQSGFAPNVSDAHTINGHAGPVSGCASSARDGFTLRVDQGKTYLLRIINAALNDDLFFKVAGHLMTVVEVDATYTKPFTIDTLLIAPGQTTNVLLTADQGAGRYLVTASPFMDSPLVAVDNSTGTATVQYTDAVSTSAIATTKLPPRNSTSLASQFIDSLRSLNSKQYPANVPSTVDHSLLFTVGLGVNPCPACTNGSRVVAAMNNVTFMMPTTALLQAHYFNMSGVFTNDFPGQPLIAFNYTGSGPNNTQTMNGTRLYRLPYNASVQLVLQDTGIIGPESHPIHLHGYNFFVVGRGVGNYDPATSPSKFNLVDPIERNTMAVPAAGWTAIRFRADNPGVWFLHCHFEVHTTWGLKMAFVVEDGKGPNESLQPPPKDLPAC, from the exons ATGGAGCCTTGTTCATGGCGGGCTCTCATCTTGGTGTTCTTCCTGCTCCCATTGCTGACCCAGGGAAGGACTCGACACTACAAGTTCAAT GTGGTGGCTAAGAACTTCACCCGGCTCTGCTCCCCCAAGTCCATCATCACCGTGAACGGCCGATTCCCTGGGCCAACTCTGTACGCGAGAGAAGGCGACACGGTGGTCGTCAAGGTCGCCAACCACGTCCAGGAAAACGTTACCATCCACTG GCACGGGGTTAGGCAGCTCACGACGGGCTGGGCTGACGGCCCAGCCTATGTAACGCAGTGTCCGATCCAGCCGGGCCAGAACTACGCGTACAACTTCACCCTCACGGGCCAGCGCGGCACGCTGCTGTGGCACGCCCACATCATGTGGCAGAGAGCTACGGTCCATGGCGCCATCGTCATCCTCCCCAAACGCGGCGTTCCCTATCCCTTCCCCGCGCCTCACAAAGAAGTCGTCCTCATCATGG CGGAGTGGTGGAAATCGGACGTTGAAGCCGTCATAAACGAAGCTCTGCAGTCAGGTTTCGCTCCCAATGTGTCCGATGCCCACACCATCAATGGCCACGCGGGGCCTGTCTCCGGTTGTGCTTCTTCCGCACGAG ATGGGTTCACGTTGCGAGTGGACCAAGGCAAGACGTATCTGCTCCGGATCATCAACGCGGCACTCAATGACGACCTCTTCTTCAAGGTCGCCGGCCATCTGATGACCGTGGTCGAAGTGGACGCCACCTACACCAAGCCCTTCACGATCGACACCCTGCTCATCGCCCCTGGCCAGACCACCAACGTCCTCCTCACCGCCGACCAAGGCGCCGGCAGATACCTGGTCACCGCCTCCCCCTTCATGGACTCGCCGCTCGTCGCGGTGGATAACAGCACGGGGACGGCCACGGTGCAGTACACCGACGCTGTCTCTACGTCTGCCATCGCCACCACCAAGCTTCCTCCTCGGAACTCCACCTCCTTGGCGTCCCAATTCATCGACTCCCTCCGCAGCCTGAACTCGAAGCAGTATCCTGCGAATGTGCCGTCCACCGTGGATCACTCTCTTCTCTTCACCGTGGGTCTCGGAGTGAACCCGTGCCCCGCCTGTACCAATGGGAGCCGGGTGGTGGCGGCCATGAACAACGTGACCTTCATGATGCCCACGACGGCGCTCCTCCAGGCGCATTACTTCAACATGAGTGGGGTGTTCACCAATGACTTCCCCGGGCAGCCGCTCATAGCCTTCAACTACACGGGTAGTGGCCCCAACAACACGCAGACCATGAACGGCACGAGGCTCTATCGCCTTCCTTATAACGCATCGGTGCAACTCGTTCTCCAGGACACCGGAATCATAGGACCGGAGAGCCACCCCATCCATCTACATGGCTACAACTTCTTCGTGGTCGGAAGGGGCGTCGGCAATTATGACCCCGCAACATCTCCCTCCAAGTTCAATCTCGTCGACCCCATCGAGAGGAACACCATGGCCGTTCCCGCCGCCGGATGGACCGCCATAAGATTCAGGGCGGATAACCCAG GTGTTTGGTTTCTGCACTGTCATTTCGAGGTGCACACGACATGGGGGCTTAAAATGGCGTTCGTCGTGGAAGATGGCAAAGGACCAAACGAGTCCCTTCAGCCACCCCCCAAGGATCTTCCAGCTTGTTAG
- the LOC135597732 gene encoding uncharacterized protein LOC135597732 — protein sequence MAVQTAETCFQWSRMSRANSLTPSPAAFPAAGPSLGCRKRQGSAVHVRDRVLASPFLGAVSAKLLRVRLLDIRRRRGEKRALRRAFSGSLQRFEAEGDDYQEENDELFIQKPQEFAIELQQQRGGGYEEGIEEAAFVSPASSSDSSPSSFSLSVSTKHEPLRLPVWPEPPDWLDQIVPAIVEKNANSVELPLSLRIIKRKKRWEDGWFREASESPFCSVNRAFSSMVFMIRELQSYTLQMREFISSEDLQGILARVQREMNSSFVWLFQQIFSCTPTLMVSVMLLLANFTVYSMGHLDAAAMAAPNPPAQSLVETTVVVEDRRHLNHHDRSSIKTFSSIGRTASIGGSGPGGGGKAKPVSGATGDGRSDDERFSYRTSFADGTSTAPRVVDIEESGEGRRGDGALVAAPRAEEEVRVWRGILEEVSRLQASTRDEALMDQETLWRLVSPVTAEPEPDDYSEYLRTEIMYQQTLSQDPENALLVANFAQFLYLVLHDHDRAEYYFKRAAGLEPADAEALSQYASFLWLARKDMAAAEETYLQAIAADPSNPFHTANYAHFLWSTGAEDTCYPLDTDDAWQQ from the exons ATGGCAGTTCAAACTGCCGAGACGTGCTTCCAATGGTCGCGGATGTCGCGCGCCAACTCCCTGACGCCCTCCCCCGCCGCCTTCCCTGCCGCGGGCCCGTCCCTCGGCTGCAGAAAGCGGCAGGGTTCGGCTGTCCATGTCCGCGATCGCGTCCTCGCCTCGCCCTTCCTCGGGGCCGTCTCTGCCAAGCTGTTGAGGGTCCGTTTGCTGGACATTCgcaggaggcgaggtgagaagcgAGCGCTGCGCCGAGCCTTCAGCGGCAGCCTCCAGCGCTTCGAGGCAGAAGGTGACGACTACCAGGAGGAGAACGATGAGCTGTTCATTCAGAAGCCCCAAGAGTTCGCTATTGAACTCCAACAGCAACGAGGTGGTGGCTATGAAGAGGGTATCGAGGAAGCTGCTTTCGTCTCGCCTGCGTCGTCCTCTGATTCGAGCCCTAGTTCTTTTTCTCTGAGCGTGTCGACGAAGCACGAGCCGTTGCGGCTCCCCGTCTGGCCGGAACCGCCGGACTGGCTCGACCAGATCGTACCGGCGATCGTGGAGAAGAACGCGAACAGCGTGGAGCTGCCGCTGTCTCTGCGGATCATAAAGCGGAAGAAGCGGTGGGAGGATGGTTGGTTCCGGGAGGCGAGTGAGTCGCCCTTCTGCTCCGTGAACCGGGCTTTCTCCTCCATGGTGTTCATGATCCGCGAGCTCCAGAGCTACACGCTCCAGATGCGGGAGTTTATCTCCAGCGAGGACCTCCAGGGGATCCTCGCGCGGGTCCAGCGAGAGATGAACTCTTCCTTCGTCTGGCTCTTCCAGCAGATCTTCTCCTGCACTCCGACCCTGATGGTCTCGGTCATGCTCCTCCTTGCCAACTTCACCGTCTACTCCATGGGCCACCTCGACGCCGCCGCCATGGCTGCGCCCAATCCACCGGCACAGTCACTAGTCGAGACGACAGTCGTGGTGGAAGATCGTCGTCACCTGAACCATCACGATCGCTCCTCCATCAAGACGTTCTCTTCGATCGGGAGGACCGCTTCCATCGGAGGGAGCGGCCCGGGCGGCGGTGGGAAGGCGAAGCCGGTCTCGGGGGCCACGGGCGATGGGCGGTCGGATGACGAGCGCTTCTCGTATCGGACGAGTTTCGCCGACGGCACTTCAACGGCTCCAAGGGTGGTGGACATCGAGGAGagtggagaaggaagaaggggtGATGGCGCGTTGGTGGCGGCGCCGAGGGCGGAAGAGGAGGTGAGGGTTTGGAGAGGAATACTGGAGGAGGTGTCGAGGTTACAAGCGAGCACGAGGGACGAGGCGCTCATGGACCAGGAGACGCTGTGGCGGCTCGTGTCGCCCGTCACGGCCGAGCCGGAGCCCGACGACTACTCGGAATACTTGCGGACCGAGATTATGTACCAGCAGACCCTGTCGCAGGACCCGGAGAACGCTCTCCTGGTTGCCAACTTTGCTCAGTTCCTCTACCTGGTGCTCCACGATCACGACAG GGCGGAATACTACTTCAAGAGAGCGGCGGGGTTGGAGCCGGCCGACGCGGAGGCATTGAGTCAGTACGCGAGCTTCCTGTGGCTGGCGAGGAAGGACATGGCGGCCGCGGAGGAAACCTACTTGCAAGCCATCGCTGCGGATCCCAGCAACCCCTTCCACACCGCCAACTACGCCCATTTCCTGTGGAGCACGGGCGCTGAGGACACCTGCTATCCTTTGGACACCGACGACGCATGGCAACAGTGA
- the LOC135586981 gene encoding RNA polymerase II C-terminal domain phosphatase-like 1 — protein MIRTALKMSQPRKNTYLPVHHKNWCLDGQTIVFQEKTTSSVMPNKGEYCFQVELAGNILGKGVGLSKEEAKLQAAEEALLTLKNRLESTSKETLKIIKA, from the exons ATGATACGGACAGCCCTCAAAATGAGCCAGCCAAGAAAGAACACTTACCTGCCAGTACATCACAAAAATTGG TGTTTGGACGGACAAACTATAGTATTCCAGGAAAAAACAACATCTTCTGTGATGCCAAATAAGGGAGAGTATTGTTTTCAG GTTGAATTAGCTGGAAATATTTTGGGAAAGGGAGTTGGTTTAAGCAAAGAGGAGGCTAAGCTTCAG GCTGCAGAGGAGGCACTCCTTACTCTTAAGAACAGACTTGAATCGACAAGCAAAGAGACGTTAAAGATCATCAAG GCCTAA
- the LOC103972288 gene encoding auxin transporter-like protein 1: protein MLPPKQAEEAAIPATDIATFSNETAQGGDKERGGETASVFSMKSLLWHGGSAWDAWFSCASNQVAQVLLTLPYSFSQLGMLSGVILQMFYGFLGSWTAYLISVLYIEYRARKEKENVSFKNHVIQWFEVLDGLLGPYWKAAGLAFNCTFLLFGSVIQLIACASNIYYINDRLDKRTWTYIFGACCATTVFIPSFHNYRIWSFLGLGMTTYTAWYLTIAAAVHGQVEGVTHSGPTQLVLYFTGATNILYTFGGHAVTVEIMHAMWKPHKFKHIYLLATVYVFTLTLPSAAATYWAFGDQLLTHSNAFSLLPKSRWRDAAVILMLIHQFITFGFACTPLYYVWEKVIGMHDAKSVCLRALARLPVVIPIWFLAIIFPFFGPINSAVGALLVSFTVYIIPALAHMLTYRTPSARQNAAEKPPFFLPSWTGMYMVNALVVGWVLVVGFGLGGWASMTNFVRQVDTFGLFAKCYQCPNPHPPPPALPPQQRRQL from the exons ATGCTCCCGCCGAAGCAAGCTGAGGAAGCAGCCATCCCGGCGACTGACATTGCTACCTTCAGCAATGAGACGGCGCAAGGTGGCGACAAGGAGCGGGGCGGCGAGACAGCCTCCGTGTTCAGCATGAAGAGCCTCCTCTGGCACGGCGGCTCCGCCTGGGACGCCTGGTTCAGCTGCGCCTCCAATCAA GTGGCGCAGGTGCTGTTGACGCTGCCCTACTCGTTCTCGCAGCTGGGGATGCTGTCCGGGGTGATCCTGCAGATGTTCTATGGCTTCCTCGGAAGCTGGACGGCGTACCTCATCAGCGTCCTCTACATCGAGTACCGCGCCCGAAAGGAGAAGGAAAACGTCAGCTTCAAGAATCACGTCATCCAG TGGTTCGAGGTGCTGGATGGGCTGCTGGGGCCATACTGGAAGGCCGCCGGCCTCGCCTTCAACTGCACCTTCCTCCTCTTCGGCTCCGTCATTCAGCTCATAGCCTGTGCCAG CAACATATACTACATCAACGACCGGTTGGACAAGAGGACGTGGACGTACATATTCGGCGCCTGCTGCGCCACGACGGTGTTCATACCTTCCTTCCACAACTACAGGATATGGTCCTTCCTCGGCCTCGGCATGACCACCTACACCGCCTGGTACCTCACCATTGCCGCCGCCGTCCACGGCCAG GTGGAAGGGGTGACGCACTCGGGTCCAACGCAGCTAGTGCTCTACTTCACCGGCGCAACCAACATTCTCTACACCTTCGGCGGCCACGCCGTGACCGT GGAGATCATGCACGCGATGTGGAAACCGCACAAGTTCAAGCACATCTACCTGCTGGCCACGGTGTACGTGTTCACCCTGACGCTGCCATCGGCGGCCGCCACCTACTGGGCCTTCGGCGACCAGCTTCTGACGCACTCCAACGCCTTCTCGCTGCTGCCCAAGTCGAGGTGGAGGGACGCCGCCGTCATCCTGATGCTGATCCACCAGTTCATCACCTTCGGCTTCGCCTGCACCCCGCTGTACTACGTGTGGGAGAAGGTGATCGGAATGCATGACGCCAAGAGCGTCTGCCTGCGCGCCCTCGCCCGGCTTCCCGTCGTCATCCCCATCTGGTTCCTGGCCATCATCTTCCCCTTCTTTGGCCCCATCAACTCCGCGGTGGGCGCTCTCCTCGTCAGCTTCACCGTGTACATTATTCCCGCTCTGGCACATATGCTCACCTACCGGACACCATCTGCACGACAG AATGCTGCGGAGAAGCCCCCATTCTTCTTGCCGAGCTGGACGGGAATGTACATGGTGAACGCCTTGGTGGTGGGATGGGTGCTCGTCGTCGGCTTCGGACTCGGCGGATGGGCCAGCATGACCAACTTCGTCAGGCAAGTCGACACCTTTGGGCTCTTCGCCAAGTGCTACCAGTGCCCCAACCCCCATCCTCCTCCCCCTGCCCTTCCGCCACAGCAGCGTCGCCAGCTTTGA